From the Oncorhynchus tshawytscha isolate Ot180627B unplaced genomic scaffold, Otsh_v2.0 Un_contig_7170_pilon_pilon, whole genome shotgun sequence genome, one window contains:
- the LOC112238682 gene encoding LOW QUALITY PROTEIN: protocadherin-18-like (The sequence of the model RefSeq protein was modified relative to this genomic sequence to represent the inferred CDS: inserted 1 base in 1 codon) produces the protein MEPGKIICVFYIRIWILLAVMALATQNVKGKTLKYQVYEEQKVGTVIARLKEDVADVLVKLPSSVSLRFRAMQRGSTSFLSVREQDGEISIRSKIDREKLCEKNLNCSIEFDVLTLPTEHLQLFHVEVEVLDINDNAPQFARAVIPIEISESAAVGARIPLDSASDPDVGENSLDTYSLEPNNYFKIDIQSRTDGAKYSELVVLRELDREMQPGYELQLTASDKGVPPKSGSTLLRISVADSNDNSPIFEQSSYVIHLLENSPVGSLLIDLNATDADDGTNAKIVYSFSSHVSPKIVETFKINSDNGHLTLMKRVDFESAASYDIDVQAQDMGPNSMPAHCKIFIKVVDVNDNKPDISINLMSQGDRGKEDAAYISEAAPLDSFVALVRVEDLDSGLNGEVVCKLHGQGSFKLQKTYENNYMILTNVSLDREKRSEFSLTVIAEDRGTPSLSTIKHFTVHLLDENDNAPRFQKGRYEVFRSENNAPGAYLTSLLATDPDLDANSQVSYFLVENTVHGSSISTFVTVDPSNGAVYALRTFDREDVSRISFVVQAKDAGNPXLLSNATVVLTILDENDNPPVIVVPQLWNLTADVPVSKYTEAGSLVTAVRATDRDTGVNAELTCSITAGNEEGFFSMDPRTCEISANVSLNMFPQEFAELTVLVSDHGSLQQTTKAVLKIILYENMEGHVQVLDQGETPLDASLIIIMSLGAICTMLLVIMVMFAARCNREKKDTRNSYNCRVAETNHQHHPKKPSRQIHKGDITLVPTVNGTLPIRAHHRSPSATPPMDRAPMGSRQSHHSHQSLNSLVTISSNHIPESFALELAHATPPVEQVSQLLSMLHQGQYQPRPCFRGNKYSRSYRYSLQDMDKFSLKDSGRGDSDAGDSDYDMGRESPIDRLLGDGFSELYHLDILHRLHPAMRLCTEECRVLGHSDQCWMPPLALSLSSPASSSSDYRSNMFIPGEESSNQPPHLLDDDQASIDSSERRKSFSTFGKEPGSSEEGVVSDGSSLLSEMNGIFQRLLPPSLDSYAECSENNVAAAATERGSGKGGHAKVLLPGGNNTKGPASYPAGVAAWAANTHYLNPGGGAVGQSPSSHNTNNLTNMATSSTSSSSSNQPPHLRWLPAMEEIPENYEEDELEMLGMGFLGGKQSRDRHHDMMDASELVTEINKLLLDARQT, from the exons ATGGAACCTGGAAAAATAATCTGCGTATTTTATATCCGAATATGGATACTTCTCGCCGTTATGGCACTGGCCACGCAAAACGTCAAAGGTAAAACATTAAAATATCAAGTTTACGAGGAACAGAAGGTGGGGACTGTTATTGCACGGCTTAAAGAAGAcgtggctgatgttttggtcaaacTCCCAAGTTCTGTGTCTTTGCGCTTCCGAGCCATGCAGAGAGGTAGCACGTCTTTCCTATCCGTGCGCGAGCAGGACGGAGAGATCAGCATCCGTTCCAAAATAGACCGAGAGAAGCTCTGCGAGAAGAACCTCAACTGTTCCATTGAATTCGACGTTCTGACTCTTCCAACAGAACACTTGCAGCTCTTCCACGTCGAGGTGGAAGTGTTGGACATTAATGATAACGCGCCCCAGTTCGCCCGCGCCGTAATCCCCATCGAGATATCCGAGAGCGCGGCAGTTGGGGCGCGCATTCCACTGGACAGCGCGAGTGACCCCGACGTCGGGGAGAACTCCCTCGATACTTACTCCCTCGAGCCCAACAACTACTTCAAGATTGACATTCAGAGCAGAACGGACGGGGCTAAGTACTCGGAGTTGGTGGTGCTAAGGGAGCTCGACAGGGAGATGCAGCCAGGTTATGAACTTCAGCTGACGGCCTCCGATAAGGGCGTTCCCCCTAAATCCGGTTCTACTCTCCTCAGAATTAGCGTGGCAGATTCAAACGACAACAGTCCTATTTTCGAACAGTCTTCATATGTGATTCATCTATTGGAGAATTCACCTGTTGGATCTCTTCTTATTGATCTGAATGCGACTGATGCAGACGACGGAACCAACGCCAAAATCGTCTACTCCTTTAGCAGTCATGTGTCCCCGAAAATCGTGGAAACGTTCAAGATCAACTCGGATAATGGCCACCTGACGCTCATGAAGCGCGTGGACTTTGAAAGCGCGGCATCATATGACATCGATGTCCAAGCCCAGGATATGGGCCCCAACTCCATGCCAGCACACTGCAAGATCTTCATCAAGGTAGTGGATGTAAACGACAACAAACCAGACATCAGCATCAATCTGATGTCCCAAGGAGACAGAGGCAAGGAGGACGCGGCCTATATCTCAGAGGCCGCTCCATTGGATTCCTTCGTGGCCTTAGTAAGAGTGGAGGACCTAGATTCCGGTCTGAACGGAGAGGTTGTGTGTAAACTCCATGGCCAGGGGAGTTTTAAACTACAGAAGACGTACGAGAACAACTACATGATCCTCACTAACGTCTCGCTGGATCGGGAGAAGAGGTCAGAGTTCAGCTTGACGGTCATCGCCGAGGACCGCGGCACGCCCAGCCTCTCGACCATCAAGCACTTCACCGTGCACCTGCTGGATGAAAACGACAACGCTCCACGCTTCCAGAAGGGACGCTATGAGGTGTTCAGATCAGAGAACAATGCCCCTGGGGCCTACCTCACGTCGCTATTGGCAACCGACCCCGACCTGGACGCCAACAGCCAGGTGAGCTACTTCCTGGTGGAGAACACCGTTCACGGGAGCTCCATCTCCACCTTTGTCACCGTAGACCCGTCCAACGGCGCTGTTTACGCCCTCCGCACGTTCGACCGCGAGGACGTCAGCCGGATATCCTTCGTAGTCCAGGCCAAGGACGCCGGGAACC CGTTGCTGAGCAACGCCACCGTCGTCCTGACAATCCTGGACGAAAACGACAACCCGCCGGTCATCGTGGTTCCGCAGCTCTGGAACCTCACGGCCGACGTCCCCGTCTCCAAGTACACCGAGGCCGGTAGCCTGGTTACGGCCGTCAGGGCGACCGACCGAGACACCGGCGTCAACGCAGAACTCACATGTTCAATCACTGCCGGCAACGAGGAAGGCTTCTTCTCTATGGATCCTAGAACGTGCGAGATCAGCGCCAACGTCAGCCTCAACATGTTTCCCCAGGAGTTTGCGGAGCTCACCGTCCTGGTCAGTGACCACGGTTCCTTGCAACAGACCACCAAGGCCGTCCTGAAAATCATCCTCTATGAGAACATGGAGGGCCACGTGCAGGTGCTGGACCAGGGGGAGACGCCGCTCGACGCCtccctcatcatcatcatgtcccTGGGGGCCATCTGCACTATGCTCCTGGTCATCATGGTCATGTTCGCTGCCCGCTGCAACCGAGAAAAGAAAGATACCAGGAACTCGTACAACTGCAGGGTGGCAGAGACCAACCACCAGCATCACCCGAAGAAACCGTCGCGGCAGATCCACAAGGGTGACATCACACTTGTTCCCACGGTGAATGGGACTCTACCAATCAGAGCGCACCACCGCTCACCCTCGGCCACGCCCCCCATGGACCGGGCGCCAATGGGAAGCCGGCAGAGCCACCACAGCCACCAGTCACTGAATAGCCTGGTGACGATATCGTCCAATCATATCCCGGAGAGCTTCGCCCTGGAGTTGGCCCACGCTACGCCACCCGTCGAG CAAGTCTCACAGCTTCTGTCCATGCTCCATCAGGGCCAGTACCAGCCTAGACCCTGTTTCCGTGGCAACAAATACTCCAGAAGCTACAGGTA ctcattgcaggACATGGACAAGTTCAGCTTGAAGGACAGTGGTCGTGGGGACAGCGATGCGGGGGACAGCGACTATGATATGGGACGAGAGTCCCCCATCGACCGTCTGCTGGGGGATGGCTTCTCTGAGCTCTACCACCTGGACATACTCCACAGACTACACCCAG ctATGCGCCTATGCACTGAGGAGTGTCGTGTGTTGGGCCATTCTGACCAGTGCTGGATGCctcccctggccctctctctgtcctccccggcctcctcctcctctgactacCGTAGCAACATGTTTATCCCAGGGGAGGAGTCCTCTAACCAGCCCCCCCACCTCCTCGATGACGACCAGGCTTCCATCGACTCCTCGGAGCGCAGGAAGAGCTTCTCCACCTTCGGGAAGGAGCCCGGGAGTTCTGAGGAGGGAGTGGTCAGTGATGGGAGTTCCTTGCTTTCGGAGATGAACGGAATCTTCCAGCGCCTGCTCCCTCCGTCACTGGACTCGTACGCCGAGTGCAGCGAAAACAACGTTGCTGCCGCGGCAACGGAAAGAGGAAGTGGAAAGGGTGGCCACGCCAAGGTGCTGTTACCGGGCGGCAACAACACCAAAGGCCCAGCCTCCTACCCGGCGGGCGTGGCGGCGTGGGCGGCTAACACCCACTATCTGAACCCCGGAGGCGGAGCTGTCGGCCAAAGCCCATCAAGTCATAACACCAACAACCTCACCAACATGGCCACCTcgtccacctcctcttcctcctccaaccAGCCACCACACCTAAGATGGCTGCCTGCCATGGAGGAGATCCCAGAAAACtatgaggaggatgagctggagaTGCTAGGGATGGGGTTCCTGGGGGGGAAgcagagcagggacagacaccaTGACATGATGGATGCTAGTGAGTTGGTCACCGAGATTAATAAACTACTACTGGACGCCAggcagacctag